One part of the Alistipes onderdonkii genome encodes these proteins:
- a CDS encoding DUF4961 domain-containing protein, giving the protein MKKLNKHKILSAACIAALPLLVVACLEFDGIIQPGRALTDSEIEVTAQLRVSPGEDGSGKVVFAVLAPKAWNLRDNATLYLTTKDYNAIQHQPEVVNEQLTLMPAEEKDPKNGLSWADSFMSVIGRGGNDPQTAMEWVVWRSSTTFIFDDKIEVDGQEVETADVHADVRIKMKTGAVPLTCELGYSYCYDTFGLKRDEQRFAEAFKPIETYNQVFTTTPSVFRYGDVFGITFSHGGTALKDAGEVYLCGTAIHDGGQKAEVSAAVPRNRMELISSRFEKYLYPKDFFGLPSDAVIEELYFYFINADGSIVVKDDENGGQEFFVEQSDE; this is encoded by the coding sequence ATGAAAAAACTCAACAAACATAAAATACTCTCCGCGGCGTGCATCGCCGCGCTGCCGCTGCTCGTAGTCGCCTGCCTCGAATTCGACGGCATCATCCAGCCGGGCCGGGCCCTGACCGACTCGGAAATCGAAGTGACGGCCCAGCTCCGGGTCTCGCCGGGCGAAGACGGCTCGGGAAAGGTCGTATTCGCCGTATTGGCCCCCAAGGCATGGAACCTCCGCGACAATGCCACGCTCTATTTGACCACCAAGGACTACAACGCGATCCAGCACCAGCCCGAAGTCGTGAACGAACAACTCACCCTGATGCCCGCAGAGGAGAAAGACCCCAAGAACGGTCTTTCGTGGGCGGACTCCTTCATGAGCGTCATCGGCCGCGGCGGCAACGACCCCCAAACGGCAATGGAGTGGGTCGTATGGCGTTCGTCGACCACCTTCATATTCGACGACAAGATCGAAGTGGACGGACAGGAGGTCGAGACCGCCGACGTACATGCCGACGTCAGGATCAAAATGAAGACCGGCGCCGTTCCCCTGACCTGCGAACTGGGTTACTCGTATTGCTACGACACGTTCGGCCTCAAACGCGACGAACAGCGTTTCGCCGAGGCATTCAAGCCCATCGAAACCTACAACCAGGTGTTTACCACCACGCCCTCGGTATTCCGCTACGGCGACGTCTTCGGCATCACCTTCTCGCACGGAGGCACGGCACTAAAAGACGCCGGGGAGGTATATCTCTGCGGCACGGCAATCCATGACGGCGGGCAGAAAGCCGAGGTCTCGGCCGCAGTCCCGCGCAACCGCATGGAACTGATCAGCTCCCGTTTCGAGAAATACCTCTACCCGAAGGATTTCTTCGGCCTTCCGTCCGACGCCGTGATCGAAGAACTCTACTTCTATTTCATCAATGCCGACGGCAGCATCGTCGTCAAGGACGATGAAAACGGCGGGCAGGAGTTCTTCGTCGAACAGTCCGACGAATAA
- a CDS encoding alpha-L-rhamnosidase, whose amino-acid sequence MKRTLLYLLLLPGLLSGTCLLAAGPAGNAGHGAKPCLRRLTCEGLTDPLAIDTATPRFGWQLRSGRQDDAQRSYRIEVASDSLRLLAGDADLWDSGWVRSKRSVGVAYEGLPLTARTQCWWRVTARTEKGNRKAVSPVARFGIGLTDPASVSGEFIGCAESGATAVLLRRAFTLPACGDEALLHVNSLGYHEIWVNGRKVGDACLAPALSQLDKRSLWVTYDVRPYLLEGDNELVIWLGQGWYKRGTFGRWQPDEPYTEPLVRAQLDIGTANTWQTVCRTDTAWRAALSGYRDTGSWNALDFGGEEIDARRNPRSMSPSDLDALAWQPVITARKPGHRATPQMVEPDRIQERLTARVLDEAAPGVWRIDFGKVVTGWLEAHFSGLPDGARVEIEYSDETDGDGNLIDQRQRDTYIARGDGRERFCNKFNHHAFRYAEVRGLAQRPRREDFRALAIHTDYRPEATFTSSDSDLNAIHDMIAHTLRCLAYNGYMVDCPHLERAGYGGDGNSSTEILQTLCGAAPLYRNWVQAWDDAMRPGGSLPHVAPNAGAGGGGPYWCGFIVMAPWQTWLNYGDRTLVDRHYPAMREWMGYVERYMKDGLLTRWPDTPYREWFLGDWLAPHGVDTGSEASVSLVNNCFVSDCYARMAQMARLTGHDDEAAAFEARREALNRTIHARFYDPATQTYATGSQLDMTYPMLVGATPDSLRAGVEQRLFRSTHDVMKDHIGGGLVGVPVITRWAVRSHNPEFIYRMLKQRGYPGYLHMIDHGATATWEYWSGERSRVHNCYNGIGTWFYQALGGLRTDSSHPGYEHVFIDPQIPEGVEWCRIGKETPYGRIDLGWEIADGELRIDVTLPPGVTATAITPAGACRGRLDGRRLAPQSPGTKIASGRHRLVFDLAPQNEGR is encoded by the coding sequence ATGAAAAGAACCCTGCTATACCTGCTCCTGCTGCCCGGGCTCCTTTCCGGCACCTGCCTCCTGGCGGCCGGTCCGGCCGGCAATGCCGGGCACGGCGCAAAGCCCTGCCTGCGGCGGCTGACCTGCGAAGGGCTGACCGATCCGCTCGCCATCGACACGGCGACACCCCGCTTCGGGTGGCAGCTCCGCTCCGGGCGCCAGGACGATGCCCAGCGCAGCTACCGGATCGAGGTTGCCTCGGACAGCCTGCGGCTGCTGGCCGGGGACGCCGACTTGTGGGACTCGGGCTGGGTACGGTCGAAGCGTTCGGTGGGAGTCGCCTACGAGGGGCTTCCGCTGACGGCCCGGACGCAATGCTGGTGGCGCGTCACCGCCCGCACCGAAAAGGGCAACCGGAAAGCCGTCTCCCCCGTCGCCCGCTTCGGCATCGGCCTGACCGACCCGGCATCCGTCTCGGGTGAATTCATCGGCTGCGCGGAATCGGGCGCCACGGCCGTGCTCCTGCGCCGGGCATTCACCCTCCCGGCATGCGGAGACGAAGCGTTGCTGCACGTCAATTCGCTGGGATACCACGAAATATGGGTCAACGGCCGCAAAGTCGGCGACGCCTGCCTCGCCCCCGCCCTCTCGCAGCTCGACAAACGCTCGCTGTGGGTGACCTACGATGTCCGTCCCTACCTGCTCGAAGGCGACAACGAGCTGGTGATCTGGCTCGGGCAGGGTTGGTACAAGCGCGGCACGTTCGGACGCTGGCAGCCCGACGAACCCTACACCGAACCGCTTGTGCGGGCACAACTGGACATAGGCACCGCAAACACCTGGCAGACCGTCTGCCGCACGGACACCGCATGGCGTGCCGCGCTGAGCGGCTACCGCGACACGGGGTCGTGGAACGCCCTCGACTTCGGAGGCGAAGAGATCGACGCCCGGCGCAACCCGCGCTCGATGTCCCCCTCCGACCTGGACGCGCTGGCATGGCAGCCGGTAATCACGGCCCGGAAGCCCGGGCACCGGGCGACGCCGCAAATGGTCGAGCCCGACCGCATCCAGGAGCGGCTGACCGCCCGCGTGCTGGACGAGGCGGCACCCGGCGTATGGCGGATCGACTTCGGCAAGGTCGTCACCGGCTGGCTGGAGGCTCATTTCTCGGGACTTCCGGACGGGGCGCGCGTCGAGATCGAATACAGCGACGAGACGGACGGCGACGGCAACCTCATCGACCAGCGGCAGCGCGACACCTACATCGCCCGCGGCGACGGCCGGGAGCGGTTCTGCAACAAGTTCAACCACCATGCTTTCCGTTACGCCGAGGTGCGCGGACTGGCGCAGAGGCCCCGCCGGGAGGATTTCCGGGCGCTCGCCATCCACACCGACTACCGGCCCGAAGCGACGTTCACTTCGTCGGATAGCGACCTGAACGCCATCCACGACATGATCGCGCACACGCTGCGCTGCCTGGCCTACAACGGGTACATGGTCGACTGCCCCCACCTCGAACGCGCCGGATACGGCGGCGACGGTAACTCTTCCACCGAGATCCTGCAAACCCTCTGCGGTGCGGCCCCGCTCTACCGCAACTGGGTGCAGGCATGGGACGACGCCATGCGCCCCGGGGGCAGCCTGCCGCACGTAGCCCCCAACGCCGGTGCGGGAGGCGGCGGCCCCTACTGGTGCGGGTTCATCGTCATGGCCCCCTGGCAAACGTGGCTCAACTACGGCGACCGGACGCTGGTCGACCGCCACTACCCTGCCATGCGGGAATGGATGGGCTATGTCGAACGGTACATGAAAGACGGCTTGCTGACCCGCTGGCCCGACACGCCTTACCGGGAGTGGTTCCTCGGCGACTGGCTCGCCCCGCACGGGGTCGACACAGGCAGCGAGGCTTCGGTGTCGCTGGTAAACAACTGCTTTGTCAGCGACTGCTACGCCAGGATGGCACAGATGGCCCGGCTCACGGGGCACGACGACGAGGCGGCCGCATTCGAAGCGCGGCGCGAGGCGCTCAACCGCACGATCCACGCCCGGTTCTACGACCCGGCGACGCAAACTTACGCCACCGGCTCGCAGCTCGACATGACCTACCCGATGCTGGTGGGCGCCACGCCCGATTCGCTCCGCGCCGGCGTGGAACAACGGCTTTTCCGATCGACGCACGACGTGATGAAGGATCATATCGGCGGCGGACTGGTCGGCGTACCGGTCATCACCCGCTGGGCGGTCAGATCGCACAACCCCGAATTCATCTACCGGATGCTCAAGCAGCGCGGCTACCCGGGCTACCTGCATATGATCGACCACGGTGCGACGGCCACCTGGGAGTATTGGAGCGGCGAACGCAGTCGCGTGCACAACTGCTACAACGGCATCGGCACGTGGTTCTACCAGGCCCTCGGCGGCCTGCGCACGGACAGCAGCCACCCCGGCTACGAGCATGTATTCATCGACCCCCAGATTCCCGAAGGGGTTGAGTGGTGCCGGATCGGCAAGGAAACCCCCTATGGCCGGATCGACCTGGGCTGGGAGATCGCGGACGGCGAACTCCGGATCGACGTCACCCTGCCCCCGGGCGTCACGGCCACGGCGATCACACCCGCCGGCGCCTGCCGGGGGCGGCTCGACGGCCGCAGGCTGGCCCCGCAATCGCCCGGGACGAAGATCGCAAGCGGCCGCCACCGGCTGGTCTTCGACCTCGCCCCGCAAAACGAAGGGCGATGA
- a CDS encoding discoidin domain-containing protein, translating to MMKRIFALCLSLLAAGVSAQERIPLDSRSRHIRWEVRPSEGDALPSVPAIVPGCVFASYVAAGVEADPNFGDNAYRTDKSRYDRNFRYTGLFPTPPVGEGRTLWLRFEGVNRKGTVRLNGHQLGHLDGFMQPGDYDITRLVAPDGENRLEVEVEWVGYPVPNFRSPTYISSAGWDWMPYAPGLLSGITDDVYLSLSGDVRLVEPWVRTKVPDREHAKVELLTDVENRSDKACEGVLRGEIRPGGIAFSHPVRLEAGERRTIRLTEREVPGLAVEHPQLWWPNGMGDPALYTCRLVFETDGRQSDARTVTFGIREYGYEWHDGIFRLKINGEPVYVKGGNWGMSEWLLRCRGEEYDTRVALHRHMHFNMIRNWIGSTTDEEFYDACDRHGIMVWDDFWLNSHPNLPHDLGAFQQNAVEKIKRLRNHPSIAVWCGDNEGVPQAPLDDWLRGDVAHYDGGDRLYQSISNAQGLSGSGPWANFHPGWYFAAYPMPYGYKGRPAWGFRTEIGTAVFTTLESFRKFMPEESWWPRNDMWDKHFFGKSAANAAPDKYFETVAENYGEADGIEDFCRKAQLLNLEVNKAMYEGWQHHMWDDATGIMTWMSQPAYPSLVWQTYDYYLDPTGAYWGIRKACEPVHIQWSHADNSVKAVNTTREPLEATATARVYDLDGRLLPQFTQQLRVSLAANTARSLFDLNFSEGNLARNRPVKASSSSPDGAGAGALTDGNDSSRWASEYSDDQWIEVDLGERRAFTEVVLRWEDAHAAAYKLQLSDDGRTWRDVYETQDAQGGEQTIPLPLQQARYVRMLGLRRATQWGYSLYEMEVYRRDAKAPKLSPVHFIRLELTDRDGRLLSDNFYWRATRRGDYTALNTLAPAKLQVRSQLTAAGGRKVIRTTVRNVGRSVAFAVHVQPYRRSDGERILPYVADDNYFTLLQGESRQIDFEFDAGLLPDDRYTVRAEAYNR from the coding sequence ATGATGAAACGAATTTTCGCACTCTGCCTTTCGCTGCTCGCCGCCGGCGTCAGCGCACAGGAACGCATCCCGCTCGACAGCCGCAGCAGACATATCCGTTGGGAGGTACGGCCGTCGGAAGGCGACGCCCTGCCCTCCGTCCCGGCCATCGTGCCCGGCTGCGTCTTCGCGTCGTACGTTGCGGCCGGCGTGGAAGCAGACCCCAATTTCGGCGACAACGCCTACCGCACGGACAAGAGCCGCTACGACCGCAATTTCCGCTACACGGGGCTCTTCCCAACGCCCCCGGTCGGCGAAGGCCGCACCCTGTGGCTCCGCTTCGAAGGGGTGAACCGCAAGGGTACCGTCCGCCTCAACGGCCATCAGTTGGGGCACCTCGACGGCTTCATGCAGCCGGGGGACTACGACATCACCCGGCTCGTGGCACCCGATGGGGAGAACCGCCTCGAAGTCGAGGTCGAATGGGTAGGATACCCCGTGCCCAATTTCCGCAGCCCGACCTATATCTCCAGCGCCGGGTGGGACTGGATGCCCTATGCCCCCGGGTTGCTAAGCGGCATCACCGACGATGTCTACCTGTCTCTCTCGGGCGACGTACGCCTCGTCGAACCGTGGGTGCGCACGAAGGTTCCCGACCGCGAACATGCGAAGGTCGAACTCCTTACCGACGTGGAGAACCGCTCTGACAAGGCCTGCGAGGGCGTGCTGCGGGGCGAGATCCGTCCCGGAGGCATCGCCTTCTCGCACCCCGTCCGCCTCGAAGCGGGCGAGCGGCGGACGATCCGGCTCACGGAGCGCGAGGTTCCCGGCCTGGCCGTAGAGCATCCGCAGCTCTGGTGGCCCAACGGCATGGGCGACCCCGCGTTGTACACCTGCCGCCTGGTGTTCGAAACCGACGGGCGGCAATCGGACGCACGGACAGTAACGTTCGGCATCCGCGAATACGGCTACGAGTGGCACGACGGCATCTTCCGCCTGAAGATCAACGGCGAACCGGTCTATGTCAAGGGTGGCAACTGGGGCATGAGCGAATGGCTGCTCCGCTGCCGCGGCGAGGAGTACGACACCCGCGTCGCACTCCACCGGCACATGCATTTCAACATGATCCGCAACTGGATCGGCTCGACGACCGACGAAGAGTTCTACGATGCCTGCGACCGCCACGGCATCATGGTATGGGACGACTTCTGGCTCAACTCGCACCCCAACCTGCCGCACGACCTGGGGGCCTTCCAGCAGAACGCCGTGGAGAAGATCAAGCGACTGCGCAACCATCCTTCGATCGCCGTCTGGTGCGGCGACAACGAAGGCGTACCGCAGGCCCCGCTCGACGACTGGCTGCGCGGCGACGTCGCCCACTACGACGGCGGCGACCGCCTCTACCAGTCCATATCCAATGCGCAGGGACTTTCGGGAAGCGGGCCGTGGGCCAATTTCCACCCCGGCTGGTACTTCGCTGCCTACCCGATGCCCTACGGTTACAAAGGCCGCCCGGCATGGGGTTTCCGCACCGAAATCGGCACGGCGGTATTCACGACCCTCGAGAGTTTTCGCAAATTCATGCCCGAGGAGTCGTGGTGGCCCCGCAACGACATGTGGGACAAACATTTCTTCGGCAAGTCGGCGGCCAACGCCGCCCCGGACAAATATTTCGAGACCGTGGCCGAAAACTACGGCGAGGCAGACGGGATCGAGGATTTCTGCCGCAAGGCGCAGCTGCTCAACCTGGAGGTCAACAAAGCCATGTACGAGGGCTGGCAGCATCACATGTGGGACGACGCCACGGGCATCATGACCTGGATGAGCCAGCCGGCCTACCCGTCGCTCGTATGGCAGACCTACGACTATTACCTCGACCCGACGGGTGCCTACTGGGGCATACGCAAGGCGTGCGAACCGGTGCATATCCAGTGGAGCCATGCCGACAATTCGGTCAAGGCGGTCAATACGACGCGCGAACCGCTCGAAGCGACGGCCACAGCACGGGTCTACGACCTCGACGGGCGGCTCCTGCCGCAATTCACGCAGCAGCTCAGGGTCTCGCTCGCGGCCAATACGGCCCGCAGCCTGTTCGACCTGAATTTCTCGGAGGGCAACCTGGCCCGCAACCGGCCCGTGAAAGCATCCTCCTCATCGCCCGACGGCGCAGGTGCCGGGGCTCTCACCGACGGCAACGATTCGAGCCGCTGGGCGAGCGAGTACAGCGACGACCAGTGGATCGAGGTCGACCTGGGCGAGCGCCGCGCCTTCACCGAAGTCGTGCTCCGCTGGGAGGACGCCCACGCCGCAGCCTACAAACTGCAACTCTCGGACGACGGCCGCACGTGGCGCGACGTCTATGAAACGCAGGACGCGCAGGGCGGCGAACAGACGATCCCGCTGCCGTTGCAGCAGGCCCGCTACGTCAGAATGCTCGGACTCCGGCGTGCCACGCAATGGGGCTACTCGCTCTATGAAATGGAAGTCTACCGCCGCGACGCGAAAGCGCCGAAACTCTCGCCCGTGCATTTCATCCGGCTGGAGCTCACCGACCGCGACGGGCGCCTGCTCTCGGACAACTTCTACTGGCGTGCGACCCGCCGCGGCGACTACACGGCGCTCAACACGCTCGCCCCTGCCAAGCTGCAGGTACGTTCGCAGCTGACCGCCGCAGGCGGCCGCAAGGTCATCCGCACGACAGTCAGGAACGTCGGACGTTCGGTGGCCTTCGCCGTGCACGTGCAGCCCTACCGCCGATCCGACGGCGAGCGCATCCTGCCCTACGTGGCCGACGACAACTACTTCACGCTCCTGCAGGGCGAAAGCCGGCAGATAGACTTCGAATTCGATGCCGGCCTGCTTCCCGACGACCGCTACACGGTTCGGGCCGAGGCTTACAACCGCTGA